In Elusimicrobiota bacterium, the sequence ATGAAAATGAGGATTATCAAAGATATCTCATGATTCTTGCTGATTGCAAACAAAATTATTCTATCAAATTGTATCATTATACTTTGATGCCAAATCATCCTCACTTAATATTAACATTACCAGAAGGTAAAATGTTAGCCAAAGCAATGCGGAAATTAAATCAATCATATGCACAGTATTACCGACGCAAATACGGAGGAATTGGTTACCTTTGGCAGGATAGATTCAAAAGTTTTGTTATTCAGAATGGGCTATATCTACTTGAATGCGGAAGATATGTAGAAACAAATCCAGTCAGAGCAGAATTGGTTGAAAGTCCAGAACAATATCCGTGGTCAAGTTACAGAGTTTATGTGTTTGGAGAGCGAAATCCAATATTAGATTTAAATCCTGAATACTTGCGTTTAGGGGAAACACCAGAAAAAAGACAGATAGCATATCGTGAGTTTGTTCTGTGTCGTATTATTGAAAAACGTTCTGAAAAGCGGTTTTTTAACGATGGTGTATATGGAAATAAAGAGTTTGCAGAACAAATGAAAAATTTTGGTCTAAAACCGAGATGGTCTCATAAAGGTAAACCGAAAAAGAGAGAATTGTAAGTGAAAAAACCGAGTTGGATAAAGATAATTTGCTCCGTCACTTTATTCTTAATTTGCTCCGTCCCTTTATTTGGTGGAAGTATTGCAACTACTTTTGTGGATGTCACATTACAGAACTTATCAATTAACAAGGAATATAAATTAGAACAGCCGCTGAAAGTAATAAACAGAAGCGATAAACCGCTTAATATCGTTATTTCTGTACAAATCCTTTCCGAAGTCAGTAGTCGGCGTTTAAACGCCGACTACCAGCCAATTGAGCATACGAACTGGCTAAAAGTTGTGCCTTCCACTTATACCTTACCAGCAGGTCAAACGGCTTCTTCAGATGTCTTTCTGAAAATACCGAAAAATAGAAAATTGCGAGGTAAAAGTTTTCAGGCAAATCTGGAAATCACGGGTTATCCTACTGAAAAAACAGGTGGTGTAACTTTCGTGCCATCGCTTTTGACAAAACTGCGTTTCTCAATTGAAAAAAAGAAGGGATTCTTGTTCTGGTGAAGAAAAAACATATCTTAATCTCAATTTTGGTTTTAATATCTGCTGGTTTTTTGATTTATTCCAACACGCTAAAAAATCCCTATCTATGGGATGATGGGCTTTTTATTCAGAATGGAAATTTCATAAAAAGGCTTGAAAATTGTTGGTTTTTCTTCTCGCCGAAAAATTATTTCAAGTACACGCAGGATTTTACATACCGCCCTTTACCCTTTTTGCTCCATATAGTTAATTACAAAATCTGGAATACAAAACCCCTCGGGCAGCGTATTACAAATGTCATATTACATATCGCTAATGCTGTTCTGATTTATTTTCTGGTTTTGTATCTTCTGCAAGATAACCCCAACAAGTTGGGGACTCCAATAAACCCGGAGTCCTCTGCTTGCAGAGGAGTAGTGCGACTATTTATGGTCACTTTTTTCAGTGCACTTTTTTTTGTTGTGTATCCTGTAAATACAGAAGTTGCGAATATGGTTTCTTTCGTTGAAACGCAATTATCAACACTGTTTTTCCTGCTTTCGTTATTTCTCTATATTAAAAATACTCGTAACTTTTATCTCCTATCTCCTATCTGCTTTTTTCTTGCTGTTTTTTGCAAGGAAACCGCAATAACTTTACCTGCTGTGCTCATTTTATATGATTTAATTTTACCACGAAAGCACGAAGACACGAAATTTGGATTTTTTTCGGAATTTCGTGTTTTTGTGGTTAAAAAAATATATTCCGTATTTTGCAGTTGCGGTTTTTTATTTGATTGTCAGGTTTTTTATTTTCAGACATCCAACAGAAGCAGCCATAAAATATCCCGGCGATAGTTTTCTTGTAAACATTTTTGTGATGCTTAAAGCACTACCTATATATTTAGGTATGATTTTTTATCCTGTTAATCTGTGTATGGAATACAGAATAAACATTCCAAAGTCAGTTTCTGAACCACAGATAATTTTCGGCTTAATTCTTGTAATAATTTTTGTTTTAGTGTCTTTCTACTGCTACAAAAAATCAAAATCTGCATTTTTCTGGCTAATGTGGATACCGATAGCATTTCTGCTAACTTCAAACATACTCCCGATGCAAAATATTGTTGCAGAAAGATATATGTATCTACCGCTTATAGGGATTTGTGTGCTTTTAGCATTATTATTAGAAAAAATCGGTAGCCGGCATTTAAATGCCGGCTACGGCTTGGTGGGGGGGTACTATTATATTATTGGCTACAATGACAATTATTCGCAACTTGGATTGGAAGAGCGATTTTGTTTTTTACCAAAAAACACTAGAACGGGTTCCTGATAGCCCCGGCATAAACTCAACAATAGGTCTGGTTTTGGGCAAAATATAAAAATTATCCAAAAGCATTTGAATATGTGAACTATGCACTCAAACTTGACCCTGAATTGGTTGACGGACAGGGTGCATTAGCGACAATCTATCAGGACTCCGGTGATTATGATAGAGCACTTGCTCTATATGAAAAAATGGTTAAAGAAAAAAAATATACCTATCATAAAGCGCCGTTTTTAAGTTTGGGAATTATCTATAAAATAAAAAAACAGTATCATAAATCAATACAAAATTTTAATAAGTCGATTGAAATGAATCCGCTTTCATCGGTTGGGTATGCACATCTTGCCGAGATTTATGAAACACAGGGCGATATTGATAAGGCAAAAGAATATTTTGAAAAATCTGCTGAGATAAATCCTGATGATTACATTCCGTTTAATTCACTCGGTATAATTTACAGTCAAAAAGGCATGCAAGATGAAGCATTAAAATATTTAAAAAAAGCGCTGAAACTAAAACCCAATTCTGTAGATGTTAACTTTAATATCGGGTATGCTTACTATTTAAGTTACAGATACGGTGAAGCATTAAGAATGTTGGAAAAGGTGCTCCAACTTAACCCAAATTATAAAAATGCAAAATTTATTATTCCGCAAATCAAAGGGCAAAAATAATGGGTATTGAAAAGAATTGGTTCTTGTTGTGTGGCATAATAATAGTTACTGTGATTATTTATTTCCCATCTCTTAAAGTACCATTTATTTTTGACGATATCGCCAAAATCGTTGAAAATCCTGACATAAGACAATTAAGCAATCTTAAAACTAAACTTTTTGAACCATATACTGATAAAA encodes:
- a CDS encoding tetratricopeptide repeat protein, giving the protein MVKEKKYTYHKAPFLSLGIIYKIKKQYHKSIQNFNKSIEMNPLSSVGYAHLAEIYETQGDIDKAKEYFEKSAEINPDDYIPFNSLGIIYSQKGMQDEALKYLKKALKLKPNSVDVNFNIGYAYYLSYRYGEALRMLEKVLQLNPNYKNAKFIIPQIKGQK
- a CDS encoding transposase; amino-acid sequence: MPRISRFVINNGIYHILSRGHNRQVVFHENEDYQRYLMILADCKQNYSIKLYHYTLMPNHPHLILTLPEGKMLAKAMRKLNQSYAQYYRRKYGGIGYLWQDRFKSFVIQNGLYLLECGRYVETNPVRAELVESPEQYPWSSYRVYVFGERNPILDLNPEYLRLGETPEKRQIAYREFVLCRIIEKRSEKRFFNDGVYGNKEFAEQMKNFGLKPRWSHKGKPKKREL